The following are encoded together in the Poseidonibacter lekithochrous genome:
- a CDS encoding methyl-accepting chemotaxis protein, with protein sequence MFSKFRVSTKIILPIVIILTIGNVVTNYITTHQMNTLAKNSAKESLEMLTNSIFITLRNAMNTGDPAVIKEAEEESRAEIKGLTSLIVAKSEKTIEMYSPGSAYTNDKETLETFETKEEQVQEIFKNDSHYLRVLKPMIATQECLLCHANQQEGDVIGVIDVTFSLDEADATISETISEILMTSLAFIVFTILVVWLVVKRTTSPLKNLKDELEIFFSFLAHEKDYIKPFKVHSMDEIGEIVVSLNENIARTTKGLEKDAEAIKESAIVCEEASKGNLHVKINATSNNPEINNLTSIVNNLLSSLSYNIDRTLTVLDCYSSDEYSKRIDSKGSTTGEVKKLFEQVDFLGETLTRLSTQNLKNGKALYDSSLVFSQNVQELAHSSKDQAKSLNETSDALSEVTQNIQNTTQSSKQMSQLANEVTKSSKQGQELASKTAISMDEINQKVEAINEAITVIDQIAFQTNILSLNAAVESATAGEAGKGFAVVAGEVRNLAARSAEAAKEIKDLVEIATSQTQMGKSIAHEMIKGYEVLNENISDTTKLIDSVARDSNIQREKIEQINDSINHIDEATQHNASIAADTNIIAQEASTIAQKIVEDASQKEQK encoded by the coding sequence ATGTTCAGTAAATTTAGAGTTTCAACAAAAATCATTTTACCAATTGTGATTATTTTAACAATTGGTAATGTCGTGACAAATTATATAACCACCCATCAAATGAATACTTTGGCTAAAAATAGTGCAAAAGAGTCATTAGAGATGTTAACGAACTCTATTTTTATTACATTGCGAAATGCAATGAATACAGGTGATCCAGCTGTTATTAAAGAAGCTGAAGAAGAAAGCCGTGCTGAAATCAAAGGTCTTACAAGTCTTATTGTTGCAAAAAGTGAGAAAACAATAGAGATGTATTCACCTGGTTCAGCCTATACAAATGATAAAGAAACTTTAGAAACTTTTGAAACAAAAGAAGAACAAGTTCAAGAAATCTTCAAAAATGACTCTCATTATTTAAGAGTTTTAAAACCTATGATTGCAACGCAAGAGTGTTTATTGTGTCATGCTAATCAACAAGAAGGTGATGTTATTGGAGTTATTGATGTAACTTTCTCACTTGATGAAGCAGATGCCACAATTAGCGAAACAATTAGTGAAATATTAATGACATCATTAGCATTCATTGTATTTACAATTTTAGTGGTTTGGTTAGTTGTTAAAAGAACAACATCTCCTTTAAAAAATCTAAAAGATGAATTAGAAATATTTTTCTCTTTCTTAGCCCATGAAAAAGACTATATAAAACCTTTCAAAGTTCATAGTATGGATGAAATTGGAGAAATTGTTGTAAGTTTAAATGAAAATATAGCAAGAACAACAAAAGGTTTAGAAAAAGATGCAGAAGCTATTAAAGAGAGTGCAATAGTATGTGAGGAAGCCTCAAAAGGTAATCTTCATGTGAAAATTAATGCTACATCAAATAATCCAGAGATTAATAACCTAACTTCTATTGTAAATAATCTTCTTTCATCTCTTAGTTACAATATTGATAGAACTCTTACAGTTTTAGATTGTTATTCTAGTGATGAATACTCTAAAAGAATAGATTCAAAAGGTTCAACAACTGGGGAAGTTAAAAAACTATTTGAACAAGTAGATTTCTTAGGAGAAACACTTACAAGATTAAGCACTCAAAATCTTAAAAATGGTAAAGCTTTATATGATTCATCTTTAGTTTTCTCTCAAAATGTTCAAGAATTAGCACACTCATCAAAAGATCAAGCTAAATCATTAAATGAAACATCAGATGCTTTAAGTGAAGTAACTCAAAATATCCAAAACACTACACAAAGTAGTAAACAAATGTCACAACTTGCAAATGAAGTAACAAAATCTTCAAAACAAGGTCAAGAATTAGCTTCAAAGACTGCAATTTCTATGGATGAAATAAACCAAAAAGTAGAAGCAATTAATGAAGCAATTACTGTAATTGACCAAATTGCATTCCAAACAAATATCCTTTCATTAAATGCAGCAGTTGAATCTGCAACAGCAGGAGAAGCAGGAAAAGGATTTGCAGTTGTAGCAGGAGAAGTTAGAAACCTAGCGGCAAGAAGTGCAGAAGCTGCAAAAGAGATTAAAGATTTAGTTGAAATTGCAACATCTCAAACACAAATGGGAAAAAGTATTGCCCATGAAATGATTAAAGGTTATGAAGTATTAAATGAAAATATTAGTGATACTACAAAACTTATTGATTCAGTTGCAAGAGATAGTAATATTCAAAGAGAAAAAATAGAACAAATAAATGATTCTATTAATCATATTGATGAAGCAACACAACACAATGCAAGTATCGCAGCAGATACGAATATAATCGCTCAAGAAGCTAGTACAATCGCACAAAAAATTGTGGAAGATGCAAGCCAAAAAGAACAAAAATAA
- a CDS encoding ShlB/FhaC/HecB family hemolysin secretion/activation protein: MKKNILKSLVAKSVLGIVISSQLFAQENFIVHGISKQHLDKIDISSFDNIEEYSYNIQSSLEKDGYFLTRVEYYKNDIYIDLGSISKIKITGISSPNKEMVNKYISRLKEGELTIKRVDKVLTLINSIPGVSSTFSFQRDDKDGTYTVIASGSEIKQNGSISIDNIPTRLGNRTRVTLSQNFYSTITSGDAIRFQGSKVKGDSLSSQTGFSISYQDELEFNGGYWEVTYGDNQSKTNLYSPLTGTTQNDYDGSYGTISFAQPIIVSHNQESFLIGQYEYTDEQTDTLGDVKLNVFRLSYFDLYHTNDGSSISLGATLSHGKNLEHYNSNEKKSFNHLRIGGGYITPLGINNKTEFRAEGYAQVGSKDVVGSELFFLGSENFLRGYKPGYFVGESGYIGSFEIAHSYDNLVSEIQRLTPYIFTDYGMVFNDNQNTNNTSRQKKQEAYSVGFGTKIYIKNNFYVEAWVAKPLTDDYNNEDINPSSYVKLQYSW, encoded by the coding sequence ATGAAAAAAAATATTTTAAAATCATTAGTAGCTAAGAGTGTATTAGGAATAGTTATTTCAAGTCAACTTTTTGCGCAAGAGAATTTTATTGTTCATGGTATTTCAAAACAACACTTAGATAAAATTGATATTTCTTCATTTGATAATATAGAAGAGTATTCATATAATATACAAAGTAGTTTAGAAAAAGATGGTTACTTTTTAACTAGGGTAGAATATTATAAGAATGATATTTATATTGATTTAGGTTCTATTTCAAAAATAAAAATCACTGGAATTTCTAGTCCAAATAAAGAGATGGTTAATAAATATATCTCAAGATTAAAAGAGGGTGAACTAACTATTAAAAGAGTTGATAAAGTTCTTACTTTAATTAATTCTATTCCTGGAGTTTCATCTACCTTTTCATTTCAAAGAGATGATAAAGATGGTACATATACTGTAATTGCATCGGGAAGTGAAATCAAACAAAATGGAAGTATTTCAATAGATAATATCCCAACAAGATTAGGAAATAGAACTAGAGTTACATTAAGTCAAAACTTCTATTCTACAATCACATCAGGTGATGCTATACGATTCCAAGGCTCTAAAGTAAAAGGTGATAGCTTATCAAGTCAAACAGGCTTTTCTATTTCTTATCAAGATGAATTAGAGTTTAATGGTGGTTATTGGGAAGTAACTTATGGAGATAATCAATCAAAAACTAATTTATATTCGCCACTTACTGGTACAACTCAAAATGATTATGATGGTAGCTATGGAACAATCTCTTTTGCTCAACCAATAATCGTATCTCATAATCAAGAAAGCTTTTTAATTGGACAGTATGAATATACTGATGAACAAACTGATACATTAGGAGATGTAAAACTTAATGTATTTAGACTTTCATATTTTGATCTATATCATACTAATGATGGAAGTAGTATTTCATTGGGTGCAACTTTGTCCCATGGCAAAAATCTAGAACATTATAATAGTAATGAAAAAAAATCTTTTAATCATCTAAGAATTGGAGGAGGGTATATTACTCCTCTTGGAATAAATAATAAAACTGAATTTAGAGCTGAGGGATATGCCCAAGTTGGGAGTAAAGATGTTGTTGGATCAGAATTATTTTTTCTAGGTAGTGAAAATTTTCTTAGAGGTTATAAACCAGGATATTTTGTAGGTGAAAGTGGATACATAGGAAGTTTTGAAATAGCTCATTCTTACGATAATTTAGTATCAGAAATACAAAGATTAACTCCATATATTTTCACAGACTATGGTATGGTCTTTAATGATAATCAAAATACAAATAATACATCAAGGCAGAAAAAACAAGAAGCATATAGTGTTGGTTTTGGAACAAAAATCTATATTAAAAATAACTTCTATGTAGAAGCATGGGTAGCTAAACCTTTAACTGATGATTACAATAACGAAGATATAAATCCATCTTCTTATGTTAAGTTACAATATAGTTGGTAA
- a CDS encoding methyl-accepting chemotaxis protein, with the protein MKVNSIKTKLLILILISIVVSFSILGFYNAQNNYTAQYNLIKHQESDLAKETSKFINSYLQSKIDIAEAIRDVMPTDDSFDIHNEDIVKKLQLGTNAGNFALFFIGVEKNGNFLGSNGQKRTPQTTDYDSRKRDWYKQALREGKGGVTAPYVDFDTKKLVVSIFAPLVKDGKTIGVVGSDIFIDTIVDTILKVNLEGKGLAYLIDGNDKIIIHKDEKLYNKKDLLFAQIKSTNKDSFGEASENSVKKLVAYSTIDTTGWKLVLELDKDEIYEEIDKNVIQEILLYAVLLIIILSIIFYALLKILAPIKELENGLIFFFRYLKGEESHINKLNIKTNDEFGNMASMVDKEMEVISSGLEQDRELINNVKDVVSHVQAGKLDIKVQNSTSNKALEELKDILNDMIETINENVNSDINPILAQLEEYSKLNFVNNIENPDGNISRGLNNLCDIINKMLQENKANGLALDDSSKILLTNVDILNKSSNETAVSLEETAAALEEITSTVINNTSRISEMSDHSNELSQSIKKGQQLANSTVVSMDEINEQTQAIADAITVIDQIAFQTNILSLNAAVEAATAGEAGKGFAVVAQEVRNLAARSAEAAKEIKDLVENATQKTDNGKQIADHMIMGYKKLNENISKTTDAISDISEASAEQRTSIEQINDVINRLDQQTQSNASVANETHQIAENTSELAQKILHTVNEKNFREK; encoded by the coding sequence ATGAAAGTAAATAGTATAAAAACAAAACTTCTAATATTAATATTAATAAGTATAGTCGTATCATTTTCTATACTTGGATTCTATAATGCTCAGAATAACTACACAGCACAATATAATCTAATAAAACATCAAGAATCTGATTTAGCAAAAGAGACTTCAAAATTTATTAATAGTTACTTACAATCAAAAATTGATATTGCTGAGGCAATTAGAGATGTAATGCCTACAGATGATAGTTTTGATATTCACAACGAAGATATAGTAAAAAAATTACAGCTTGGAACTAATGCGGGTAACTTTGCTTTATTCTTTATTGGGGTAGAAAAAAATGGTAACTTCTTAGGTTCTAATGGACAAAAAAGAACACCACAAACTACAGATTATGATTCGAGAAAAAGAGATTGGTATAAACAAGCTCTAAGAGAAGGTAAAGGCGGAGTTACTGCTCCTTATGTGGATTTTGATACTAAAAAACTTGTAGTATCAATCTTTGCTCCACTAGTTAAAGATGGTAAAACAATCGGGGTTGTTGGTTCTGATATTTTTATTGATACTATTGTTGATACAATTTTAAAAGTAAATCTAGAAGGAAAAGGTCTTGCATATTTAATAGACGGAAATGACAAGATAATTATTCATAAAGATGAAAAACTATACAACAAAAAAGATTTACTTTTTGCTCAAATTAAATCTACAAATAAAGACTCATTTGGAGAAGCAAGTGAAAATAGTGTTAAAAAACTAGTAGCATATAGCACTATTGATACTACTGGTTGGAAACTTGTACTTGAACTTGATAAAGATGAAATATATGAAGAGATTGATAAAAATGTAATTCAAGAGATTCTTTTATATGCAGTTTTACTAATAATTATCTTATCAATAATTTTCTATGCTCTTCTAAAAATATTAGCTCCAATTAAAGAATTAGAAAATGGTCTAATCTTTTTCTTTAGATATTTAAAAGGTGAAGAATCACATATTAATAAACTAAATATCAAAACAAATGATGAGTTTGGAAATATGGCAAGTATGGTTGATAAAGAAATGGAAGTAATATCTTCTGGACTTGAACAAGACAGAGAATTAATCAATAATGTAAAAGATGTAGTTTCTCACGTACAAGCTGGAAAGCTTGATATAAAAGTGCAGAACTCAACTTCTAATAAAGCATTAGAGGAATTAAAAGATATTCTAAATGATATGATTGAAACTATTAATGAAAATGTTAATAGTGATATTAATCCTATTTTAGCTCAATTAGAAGAGTATTCTAAACTAAACTTTGTGAATAATATTGAAAATCCAGATGGAAATATATCTAGAGGTTTAAATAATCTATGTGACATAATCAATAAAATGTTACAAGAAAATAAAGCGAATGGATTAGCATTAGATGATAGTTCGAAAATACTATTAACAAATGTTGATATATTAAATAAATCATCAAATGAAACAGCTGTATCACTAGAAGAAACAGCAGCAGCACTTGAAGAGATAACATCAACAGTAATCAATAATACAAGTAGAATATCTGAGATGTCAGATCATTCAAATGAATTATCTCAGTCAATCAAAAAAGGTCAGCAATTAGCTAACTCAACAGTAGTATCTATGGATGAAATAAATGAGCAAACTCAAGCTATTGCTGATGCAATTACTGTTATTGATCAAATTGCATTCCAAACAAATATCTTATCACTAAACGCAGCAGTAGAAGCAGCAACAGCAGGAGAAGCAGGTAAAGGCTTCGCAGTAGTTGCACAAGAGGTTCGTAATCTAGCAGCTAGAAGTGCAGAAGCTGCAAAAGAGATAAAAGACTTAGTAGAAAATGCTACACAAAAAACAGATAATGGAAAACAAATAGCAGACCATATGATTATGGGATATAAAAAACTAAATGAAAACATATCTAAAACAACAGATGCTATTTCTGATATTTCAGAAGCTTCGGCTGAACAAAGAACAAGTATTGAACAAATCAATGATGTAATTAATAGACTTGACCAACAGACACAAAGTAATGCTTCTGTTGCAAATGAAACACATCAAATTGCCGAAAATACATCTGAATTAGCTCAAAAAATACTACATACAGTAAACGAAAAAAACTTCAGAGAAAAATAA
- a CDS encoding PepSY domain-containing protein codes for MNWKKVNTKIHYWGSAVIIIPLLIVLGSGLLLQVKKEFAWIQPKTMKTKYRDLTLTFDKILEVSKTVEEAKINSWKDVKLLDVRPGKGITKVRAKNNWEIQIHNESAEVLAVNFRRSDIIESIHDGSWFHDAAKLWIFLPSAIILLLLSLTGFYLFLKLLPSKMKKRKHKLSNKD; via the coding sequence TTGAACTGGAAAAAAGTTAATACAAAGATACACTACTGGGGGTCAGCAGTTATTATTATTCCTTTACTTATTGTTTTAGGAAGTGGTTTATTACTACAAGTAAAAAAAGAGTTTGCCTGGATACAGCCAAAAACTATGAAAACTAAATACAGAGATTTAACTTTAACATTTGACAAAATATTAGAAGTTTCAAAGACTGTAGAAGAGGCTAAAATTAATTCATGGAAAGATGTGAAACTTTTAGATGTAAGACCGGGAAAAGGTATTACAAAAGTTAGAGCAAAAAACAATTGGGAAATTCAAATACATAATGAATCAGCAGAAGTACTTGCTGTAAACTTTAGAAGGTCTGATATTATCGAATCAATACATGATGGGTCATGGTTCCATGATGCAGCTAAGCTTTGGATATTCTTACCATCTGCAATAATTTTATTACTTCTTTCATTAACTGGGTTTTATCTTTTCCTTAAGTTATTACCATCAAAAATGAAAAAAAGAAAACATAAACTTTCAAATAAAGACTAA
- a CDS encoding F0F1 ATP synthase subunit C, translating to MKKIVLLMLAIAGAAFAADGAVANETLKAYSVVAAGIGLGLAALGGAIGMGNTAAATIAGTARNPGLGGKLMTTMFIALAMIEAQVIYALVVAMIALYANPFLG from the coding sequence ATGAAAAAAATCGTTCTATTAATGCTAGCTATCGCTGGTGCTGCTTTCGCTGCTGATGGTGCAGTTGCAAATGAAACATTAAAAGCTTACTCTGTAGTTGCTGCAGGTATTGGTCTTGGTCTTGCTGCACTTGGTGGTGCTATCGGTATGGGTAACACTGCTGCTGCAACTATTGCTGGTACTGCTAGAAACCCAGGTTTAGGTGGAAAATTAATGACAACTATGTTCATTGCTTTAGCGATGATCGAAGCACAAGTTATTTATGCACTTGTTGTTGCTATGATTGCATTATATGCAAACCCATTCCTAGGGTAA